The genomic stretch GTTTTCTCATGCCATGTATACATTTGGAAACTTTGATATATATGTTGTAGTAACACAAGGTAACATCATTAGTGAACagatatacattttttttgtagtttctgCACACTTGATAAATGatatcagagaaaaaatataaatagcagaTCTAGCCTAAAATATATTCTGGAGTCTCACCATCACATGGATCTTGATATTAAGTGAGCTCATCTTTGGGTCCAGCCTGAAATGTTTAATCAGCAATATATTGTACTGAAGGTACTTAATGTCTCACTGTAAAATTCATGTTGAATGACATGAACCATTAGCCTTTTTTTGAGAGTGGGGAGGAAAGACTATCAGACCTTCTGGTTGCAATATTGCTGTTATCAGTCTCTAACTTTTATCATCATCTGTTGGATGTTTGAATATTCCTTTATTAATGTTACTTAATGCCTGTAGTAGAGCTCTGTGAAATTAAAGAGaagtgtatataaatatttatcacattaaaATTAGGGAATTTTACtgtctttatcatattttttctaaaaagtttttctttttttttaagattttatttatttatttatttattttagagagagggaaaggaaaggagaaagagagggagagggacatcaatgCATGGTGGCCTCTCACTTGCCTCCCACTGGGAGGGAGCaagtgcctgactgggaatcaacccagtgaccctctggttcgaAGGCCCatgtgcaatccactgagctatgccagctggggctttctaaaacttttaaaagaattttcttgtatttttttcctaaagttaaaaaaacaatgcatgcctatttaaaataaaatcagttcaaCTTCCCAGAGATAATATCCATTAACACTTTACTATGTGGTCTTTTAAACTTAGCATCTCTATAGAATGgtaattttataattagaaaaaaagcaacaaattccCCTCAATCAGTAATTTAGCATATTATATTTCAGTTACATTAAAATATACCCTGgacattttctgaaaaaaaaaaaaaaatttattgcagTCTTTATCTCTGGATGATCAGACTAGgagtaatttattttatgtttttgcttttctgttataAAGAAATACTACCTTTGTTATAGGAATTGAAGTTGGAAGGTGGTAAATTATTTACAAAGTCATCCTTTTCctgaattagaaagaaaacattttaggcACTAATTAATGACAGCTTTCATAACACTAATCTGTAATCCTataccagtggttttcaaccttggCTGTTACAGACTCAgcagtaagttttaaaaacataacaaattaGGGCCTTATCTACTCTTCCTCatgaatatagagaaaaatagtCAGTAGGACTGATTAGGACCTTGATTATATGTTAAGGTTCTCtgttaattctcacaacagccagGATTAAGAATCACTTATTTATATATCAGAGTTGAGGATgtgctttaaatatttacataccctgacccagcaattcctttCCCAAGTGTTTACCCtagaaaatgtgtgtatgtgcatcAGGAAAGACGTAAAAAAGTGTTCCTAGAGTAGTATTTTAATGGCAAAAAgctaaaaacaacccaaatgtctgttGATCATAGAATGGACAAATTGTAGTATATACAGGAGTGAAAtatacagcagtaaaaaaaatcagaactacaGCTATATATACATGTAGGAATCTTAGAAACATAATAAGTGTAGAGAATATTGCCTAGAAGAATACAAATAGTATGATACTATTTTATAGGGCTcagaaacaaggaaaaggaaacaatacagttgacccttgaacaatgtagGGGATAAGAGTACCTATACTCCTTGTGTAGTTGAAAATCCATGTATGACTTTTATCCCTTAGTATCCATGGGGCATTGGTTTTAGGATACTCCTACTCCACCCCTGTGGATACCAAAATCCAAGGATGCTCAAGTCTCTTATATAAAGTAAGGGACTGTATGTGTACAATGCATAGAATTCTTTCTCCAAATCTGCAGGCTCCCAACCGCAGATTTAAGAAAATACGAGTATAAGTGAATTCACATAATTCAAACCCTTGTTCAAGACCTATTCAGGAATCAAGTGTATATTATGTAGGCATATAAAGATATTAGAATAGTGGTTACTCCTTGGAGAAGCTAAGGTACTACATGAGAGGAGCACAGAAACATATGCAGGTTTACTCAATCTTAATTCTTAAAGTGTAGAAATAAGTTAATGGTACTTGCTTTATTACAAGTGGTATATATAGTCTTGTGTGTATCAAAGGTTACATTTGATTGGTAGTCACCTTTTAAGGAGACGATAAAGCATTAATATCTTGATGTAGCTGCATCTATTATACATTGATATTGCTAAAAGTCTTGTACTTCTCCAAAGCGAAAATGAAATTAATTGGGGAATACATATCTCTGTTGCTTGTCTCATTAGTGTCCCTGGTAAATAACTAAAGATGGACTAATCGTTGAAGTTATTTATagtgtatttttatattgagGCACCTCCCTATAACATGGGTCTGTCATGTCTTCAATCTTATCAGTAAAGTCTTTTAATTCCTGTATACTGTCCCTTGTACAACAAATAGTATCACGAATATTGAGCTGGAAGAGACCTTCCTTCGATCATCTAGTCCTGGGGTTATGAACTAACTGCCAATGGGTGGAAGACCCATAGATGCATTCTCTCTGGCCATtggttaaaaaacatttttttaatgccaTTAGGCAGGAGATATATTATTCCTCTAGCCAGACTCCATCACTCCCTAGTGTTTACATTCTGCCCACTTATCAATTCATTATCTGCTGACCCTCATGAGCATTTAAATTATGAATAAACCCCACAACTAGCCCAACCTCCCTTGTTTTACAGATCAAGAAACTAGCCAGAGCCCAGTGTATGTATGAAGAGATTATGGGGATTTTAGTTTTATGTCTGCCTGATCATTTCATACCAGCACACTGTCCCTTAATATAAATGTAAGGATTATTTCTATTATACATTGGTATTACTAAAAGTGCTTGTGGCTATACTTctccaaagtgaaaataaaattaattaggaGATATGATTTGATATATAAACAACTTACACATAAGTTTTTGGAGATAACAATAATATAGCAACTGAACATTTGGGTTTGCCCAAGTAGAAGCTGATTCAATGTTTTCTTGGTTCCTTAAATATTGGGAAGTTAAAGAATGCACATCTTGTTTTAGTTCtgtacttggaatatttatttaaaatacaaattaatactTTGGTCTTTTTCAGCACAATGTTAGAGGTGTTGTATCTATGGCTAATAATGGCCCAAATACCAATGGATCTCAGTTTTTTATTACCTATGGCAAGCAGCCACATTTGGACATGAAATACACAGTATTTGGAAAGTGAGTATTCTGGTTATGGTTTTCTTTGGAATTTCATTATAAGAGATGCATATGAGTGGCTGTGATAGTAGCATAACTAATATTGAAAGAGCAGTATGAGAAATAAACATAGCTGGAATTTAAGACCACCACTTACCAGCCCTGTGACCTTGAGAAGTTATAACCTTGCTGCACCTCAATTTCTTGATTTTGTAAAAGAGaggttaataattttttaagattcattATGCAAATTAACAGTAATGTGCCTGTTTTCACTGAGAATAGCATTTTGCAGCAACTAAGATCTGAAAAACAGGGGCTTGAACAAGATGGACTGGGGTGGTGTCACCAGTGTTCTAGGTGCCTCTGTCTTTCTTCCCAACCATCTTTATCTTCTACCCAAGCTGACCACATGGTCGTAATACGGGCAGGCCAGCTCCAGAACATCTGTGTTCCAGGCAGACTGAAGGAGTAAGGGCCAAAGGTGCCTGCCCAGCTGAGTCTGCccctttttaaagacttttcttAAAAGACCCAGAACTTTGCAATGTGGCCATCCTTACCTACAAAGAAGAGTAGGAAATGTTTTTCAGCCAGACTCTCAATGAAATGAGGTTTCTGTAAGAAGGGGAAACTGGATACTAGGGAGGTATTTAGCAATATCTGGCAGAATATCCATTATAAAGTTTACTTGGGAGCTGCATTTATAAGTCAGCAGGCAGTCAAATTCTCTGTTGATTCAACAAATACTATACTCAACAAACTAAGGTACAGTTCtagagtttgttttatttaataatttgaatGCCAAGTTAGgctaattaaaaatagaagactaaactttctttttcattccataTTCATGTCTAATTtagattattaataattaatgaaatattacaGCCCATAGAATTCTTTGTATGTATGTAGGTAATCCAGattcccttccttttattttctcccttaacCCACTGTCAGAATTACTGATCAGTAATTACCAGAACTTACCTTACTGGATTTGTGACAAAACTGTAGGGTTTAGAACAAAGATTCTTAACCTTAGGTCCATTGACTTCTTGAAATTGTGTGTtttgtgtatatgcacacacatttttCTGGGAAGATGGTATATAGCTTTTCACTAGTTCTTGAAAAGGCCATGTCCCTGTTACTTGACTTGACTTAGCTCAGTTTGCATGCTCTTATGTGCCTGAGATCCGTTTCCTATATTCTTTGTTTCTCTCACTGACCTACAAGGTGGGAAAGCCTTTAAAACTTATAATTTAAAGGCCTTAATTGTCATACATTTGGGAGTAAAATCAAAAGGTTTTGGTTACAGTGCCATTTTAGTGGAATCCCAgtattaaatgtaaatacataATACACATATAGTTCGAGAATTGACTTGAGTTTTACTAAGAGGTACAATCTAAAAAGCCACCTTTTCTTAAGCAAATGTGTTAAACTAActtgagaatatatctgaagactagctctcaatatttctttttcttaatggaaATATGAAGGGATCTTACTGCAAATAGGCTTAACTGTTCATCTTCTCTCTtcctatttttattactattgctTTTTCTTACTGTACAAaagcaaaaattcaaaacaccATATTTAAGCAATCAAGTGCAAAGTGGCCACCCACTTAAAGACCTTCAGTATAGGGCAGTATTTATAATAATAGTGTCATCCTTCCATACTTTCTCCAGGTATTTCCTGTAGCAAAGAAAATCTGACTAGTTATATTGGCCCCATGGTAGCTATGCTGTATAAATGGGGCAGACTACAATGTTTAGGTACTTTGGTGGGAATATTCCTACCCATTCCTATTGTTGTCTGAGggcataaaaatgaatttttatttttatttctgaattttggcCCATATCTGTGGTAGATaatcaaatcaatattttattgtacacTCAACTAGGgaattcaaagaactatgagacATGGTCCTTTTCTCTTAAGGACACTATAATTGATATAGGTATTAGGATATTGTGTTCAATCTGAgaaaattttcattcattatctTGTTTCTCTTTCAGGGTAATAGATGGTCTGGAGACTCTAGATGAATTGGAGAAGTTACCAGTAAATGAGAAGACATACCGACCTCTTAATGATGTGCACATTAAGGATATAACTATTCATGCCAACCCATTTGCTCAGTAGCTTTAATAGACATGGACAAATGCTTGCCAAACTCTTTGAGGAACACACCTACAACAGGTTTACCCAGTTTTAATTATGTCATACATTGCATCATCCTACTTGTTTACAACTAAGGTCTTCTGAGTTAGTGGTACCAAAAGGAACCAATTAGCTTTTATTCCCATTCTTAGAGCATATTCTTTACTATAACTATTATCCAATGTAtttaagtttagttttttttaaattctgtttaatttttgttacataaaaacattcatttttaaatgctgagtCTCAAATCAGTCATTTTGAGCGCCATAATTATAAACCCCTACTATATCTAGTCCACATCGTgaagtattattttccattagttGTTCACTTTGTGCAGTTAGAAAGAGGAAGGACAAGATAAAGAGAGGGTCTAGAAAGGCCAACCAAtacatttgctattttatttggTGTTCGGATTTATAATAAAGGCTGAGATATCCTAGACTCCAGTAAACACACAGAATTTCCCAACTGATTTGCCcatggaacatttttttaaagcatatcttttaaaatattgcacaATAAAGCTCTACAGATGATCCATTTGAAAAATGCAATAAGTTTGTTAAGAATACCATTTGTAGAGTCCTGGTATATGTTTGAATCATAGCTCTGTCCCCTAGTAGTAGCTTTAGGCAAATTAACATCTCTAAGGTTtagttttctcattcataaataATTCCCCCATAGACTATtgtgaaaattgaaaaaaaaataatgtgtgtaaAGTTTCTGGCATGTACTGAGTGTTCTGTATTAAGTAAATGGAAGCTGCTCTGCTGACATTTCACCTTGACCAGAGGGCTCTTACCTAACCAGGGCATTTATTAGACTCTACCATTGAGTTTATCAAGGACCATGTTCCACTTACTGCCTAGGTTACCTTAAATTTTGGGTATTCCTAAAACCAAACATATTTTGGTTTGTGTCATTTTTGCAGATGgcttatttaaatgttttggattttttctttacagtttgAGAGTTAACTTGTAGCTGTCCTCTTGTTACCATTTACACATACATTCCACTAAACTGAAGTGCCAATTATACTAATGTCTCATATTTTGTTTCagccttttaattattttggtttCTAGAATTAGTATTAAAGGCCATTTTAGGCCAGAGTTTGTTTTGCCACTTCTAATCCCTGATATCTTCTCTAAACATGTCATTGAAGTTTTTGTCATCACTTTTAAAAGGCTTTTCCTGATTCTGCACTGACTGGCATTCTCTCAATTTTTATTCTAAACCctgccatttttaaaagtagtgtCAATATGGTCACTTTTTGGTTCCTAGAGCTCATTCTTATAAAGTCAGCTCAGTTATACCCATAAGGATCTCATACATAGGGAAGTATATTGCCTGCCCACCCTGAGCCTACTACTGTAGACATGGTGAGAATCAAGATCAAGAATGTTGCTTTCTGTTCACTCACACTGAGTTGACTGGTTCACACGAATCACATGAGCATTTGCTGATTGATGTtctgttttgtgtatttaataaACTACTAAGACTAGAATATTGCTAATCAAccaaaattctctttaaaaggaGAGAAGTATGGTTCCCTGCCTAGATCAGAGGTTGGCAAAAAACAGGCTGGCCACCTGTTCTTGTATATCAACAACCTCTTCTTGAAACTCATTCCCATTCCTTCATGTATTGTCTCTGGCTGGCTCCTGCTACaacagaaatattgattggttgtgacagagaccaaATTGCCCTCAAacccaaaatatttactgtctgaccCTTAAGGAAGTTTGCCAACCCCCTCGATCTAGACTGTCAAGAAactgggaagccctggctggtgttactcagtggactgggcactggCCTTTGAaggcctgcgaactgaagggtggccagtttcccagtcagggcacatgcctgggttgcaggccaggcccccagtagggcgCAAGATAGAGGCAACAATTGATGtttcacacgttgatgtttctcttccttttctcctcccttaccctctctaaaaagaaagaaatctttaaaaagaaaactgggaaaaaaagGTGTGACCAGGGCTTTGAGGCTTCTCTGGCTTGTAGATGTCCGTCTGTCTTCACAATATTATTCCCCGAGTCCTAGTCTAGACAACAGTCATACTTGATTAGGAcccaccctgatgacctcattAAACCTTGTCTGTAAAAGCGCTGTTTACAAAATACAATCACATTGTGAGATAGTGGGGattgatttaaaattattaattggGGGAACATAACTCCCCACTTAGCCCATACATAACATGCACTAAAGAACacactttttcttgtttctagcactcacaaataactttaaaaatactcatttgagagaggagaaagggagaaaaacatctgtcCATTGCCTCTGACACATCCCAACTGGacactgaaccagcaacccagtcatgtgccctgacccgaaCCAAACTGCAACCTTTCGCGGGAGGACGcccaatccactcagccacaccagtcagggcacaaatacaatttttaatgagCACAGGAAAGATTCTTGCCCCCAAAGCTCGCACTGTTGTCCCATCATTCCCAACCCGACCCAGGCCGACAGGACCCCAGGTCTCCAAGTCCCCACTGTCAACAAGTATCTCAGGTTctactccacccccacccctgcgccTGCGCACACTCGGCCACCGCGTGCACGCCCCGCCCCAGGGCGGGGACGCCCTCGTAGCGTCACCAGTGTTTTCGAGAAGAGTCCTGACGCGGCGGCTGTCAGCCCCATTTTGTTTTCGCAGCCCGTTGCAGCCAGCTGGAACTTGGACGTTGTCGCCTTGCAAGCTTTGTCTCCTTCGGCTCGGACTCCGCGGCCAGGACGGTAAGACGCAGAAGGAAGCGGGCTAGGTGTCAGGGCCTTTTGTCTGCCTCCAGAGCGCTTGATGATGCCCCCCATCCACGCTTGTTGGCCGCCCGCAGTCTCCTGCACGACGACCCTTTTTTCTTGCTTCACTCTAGCTCTGTCGAGCTTGTCACGAATTTCTGCTTTAACCTCGACTTCCCAGACACTGGCTTAGGGTAGTGACACTGCTTGCGAGGCGGAAAGCGCTCCTCGAATGTTCGGCCTCTTctggggtgtggagggagggccGAGCCCGGTCGCCTCGGGCGCCATCTTGTCTGCGGTGGCCGCCTCCGCGGAGCCCTAAGATGGCGGCGGGGCGGAGGCAGCGGCGAAGCTGCTACTTTGCTTGGGTTGTGCGTGAATTCCTCCCCTGTGAGCAACTGGGTTCCTTTCAAATGGAGACAAAGACCGAACGAATTGACCTGGTGGGAGGCGATATCACTTAAGGTCTAGTGGATTCTAAAGAGTTAGCGTGAGTGTCGCCACTGCCTCCCCTCAGTGTTGTCTAGGAAcctgaggaaagagaaataataaagcatttgaCGGGATATGGAATCCGGCATTTTATGCGTTGAATTTTTCGCGCCCCGAGTTGGAGCGTTTTGAGTTCAGAGATGTAGTGGAATCAAATGTAGGGAATTTTGTTCGAAACATTTCTGAAAGATGGTTTCACCCTCCCCAGATTGGTGTAAGATTGCTTTTGGAATAAGCTAGGTTTTATTTGTAGTAGGTGCTGGGGGTGGCCGTCAAAAGACGgtattctgtagttttctaaTGCGGTCATTGGCTTAAGGTGTTAGTAGTTAGATCACTGTGCCTCCTGTACAGAAATTTTCAATAATGGTAGTTTTGTTGCGAAGAACATTCATGATTGCATGTTATTTGGAGGCGAGTTTTTGATGCACGTTTAAATGGGGAGAATTTGCGTGTGGACGCACAGAAAAGGGAGTACGATTTTTGCCAAAAATTGATGAACACGTCACAGCTAGTGTGAGTTTGCAGAATATTGTATTAAACCGCTTAGTGCTGCTGTGCGGCGTTCTGTAAAACTGGGGGAACTTGTCCTTTACGTAGATGAGACACTCGAAGAGAACgtactg from Phyllostomus discolor isolate MPI-MPIP mPhyDis1 chromosome 4, mPhyDis1.pri.v3, whole genome shotgun sequence encodes the following:
- the PPIL3 gene encoding peptidyl-prolyl cis-trans isomerase-like 3 isoform X3, with amino-acid sequence MSVTLHTDVGDIKIEIFCERTPKACENFLALCASNYYNGCIFHRNIKGFMVQTGDPTGTGRGGNSIWGKKFEDEYSEYLKHNVRGVVSMANNGPNTNGSQFFITYGKQPHLDMKYTVFGKVIDGLETLDELEKLPVNEKTYRPLNDVHIKDITIHANPFAQ